One window of Lolium rigidum isolate FL_2022 unplaced genomic scaffold, APGP_CSIRO_Lrig_0.1 contig_28943_1, whole genome shotgun sequence genomic DNA carries:
- the LOC124680802 gene encoding uncharacterized protein At5g02240-like has translation MADSAAPRPTVLVTGAGGRTGHLVFSKLKERSDQFAARGLVRTEESKQRIGGADDVFVADIREADHLAPAVQGVHALVILTSASPKMKPGFDPAKGGRPEFYYEDGAYPEQVDWIGQKNQIDAAKAAGVKHIVLVGSMGGTNPNHPLNSLGNGNILIWKRKSEQYLADSGVPYTIIRPGGLQDKDGGVRELIVGKDDELLQTDTKAIPRADVAEVCVQALQYEEVKFKAFDLASKPEGVGTPTKDFKALFSQVTARF, from the exons ATGGCGGACTCGGCTGCGCCCCGCCCCACCGTCCTCGTCACCGGAGCCGGCGGCCGCACAG GCCATCTCGTCTTCAGCAAGCTCAAGGAGAGATCCGACCAGTTCGCCGCGAGGGGCCTGGTGAGGACGGAGGAGAGCAAGCAGAGGATCGGGGGAGCCGACGACGTCTTCGTCGCCGACATCAGGGAGGCGGACCACCTCGCGCCCGCCGTCCAGGGCGTCCACGCGCTCGTCATCCTCACCAGCGCCTCCCCGAAGATGAAGCCCGGGTTCGACCCTGCCAAAGGCGGCCGCCCCGAGTTCTACTACGAGGACGGAGCCTACCCTGAACAG GTGGATTGGATTGGGCAGAAGAATCAGATTGATGCCG CCAAAGCAGCTGGTGTGAAGCACATTGTGTTGGTGGGATCCATGGGCGGAACGAATCCTAACCATCCACTGAACAGCCTTGGCAATGGCAATATATTG ATCTGGAAGCGCAAGTCCGAACAGTATCTGGCAGACAGTGGAGTCCCTTATACAATAATAAG GCCTGGTGGTCTGCAAGACAAAGATGGGGGAGTGAGGGAGCTTATTGTTGGGAAAGACGATGAGCTTCTCCAGACCGACACTAAGGCAATTCCTAGGGCTGATGTGGCTGAAGTTTGTGTTCAG gcCCTGCAGTACGAAGAGGTGAAGTTCAAGGCATTTGATTTGGCTTCAAAGCCTGAAGGTGTGGGCACACCGACAAAAGATTTCAAGGCGCTGTTTTCCCAGGTCACAGCACGGTTTTGA
- the LOC124680812 gene encoding scarecrow-like protein 30 — translation MGSCEDVEYGDIYSVANPAAAPARMLDFSLHQPHLQFPPSYGFHGLPAAGYLPSPPQPLAFGSTPSPASTTTTELESPEDLSADDAVLAYINQFLLEDDDEEESFPSPGAAAPAAAPERDSALLAVAKPFVDIIADAAPYQETPWMDPPPNASAGTAAGFPNNMFMSSSSRQSSCQLVVPAEPVKEEGRCAVHRGRKKNRHDDDDGLELEDERRSKQSAVCDEEMIREMFDNVLLCNCPDCELQSPLPDESEITKAYVKGSGNRRGRKKGKTKAAAAIEEESVDLTTLLIHCAQAAAIDDHRSSGELLKQIRRHSSAHGDAGQRLAHYVANGLEARLAGVGSTVHRSLVAHRTSIADMLKIYTLYGTACPFLRMSRFFSNQAILQASKGAARLHIIDYGIDHGFQWPVFLQRVAKLDGPHPRIRITAIDLPQPGFRPAERIEATGRRLHDYARMYNIPFEYHAIAAKWDTIRIEDLRIDKDELLIVNCLFRMRHMMDETVTDQSPRMTVLNTIRKLNPHLFIHAVVNGTYNAPFFVTRFKEALFYFSSLFDMLETTASKLEEQEHRMLIERDFFAREALNVIACEGTERVERPETYKQWQVRNLRAGFRQQPLNQETVKKARYKVTRSYNKDFFVDEDNKWMLQGWKGRVIVAMSTWKPS, via the coding sequence ATGGGTTCCTGCGAGGACGTGGAGTACGGCGACATCTACTCCGTCGCCAACCCAGCCGCGGCCCCCGCGCGCATGCTCGACTTCTCGCTCCACCAGCCGCACCTCCAGTTCCCCCCTTCCTACGGCTTCCACGGCCTCCCCGCCGCCGGCTACCTGCCGTCGCCGCCGCAGCCGCTCGCGTTCGGCAGCACGCCGAGccccgcctccaccaccaccaccgagctCGAGAGCCCCGAGGACCTGTCGGCCGACGACGCCGTGCTCGCCTACATCAACCAGTTCCTTCTCGaagacgacgatgaggaggagtcTTTCCCCAGCcccggcgccgccgcccccgccgcggcGCCGGAGCGGGATTCGGCGCTCCTCGCCGTCGCCAAGCCCTTCGTCGACATCATCGCCGATGCGGCGCCGTACCAGGAGACTCCGTGGATGGATCCTCCTCCCAATGCTTCTGCAGGAACTGCAGCAGGCTTCCCTAATAATATGTtcatgagcagcagcagcagacagAGCTCTTGTCAGTTGGTGGTGCCTGCCGAACCTGTAAAGGAGGAGGGACGGTGTGCCGTCCACAGAGGCCGGAAGAAGAACcggcacgacgacgacgacggcctcGAGCTCGAGGACGAGAGGAGGAGCAAGCAGTCGGCGGTGTGCGATGAGGAGATGATCCGCGAGATGTTCGACAACGTGCTTCTCTGCAATTGCCCCGACTGCGAGCTTCAGTCACCCCTGCCAGACGAATCAGAGATCACCAAAGCATATGTGAAAGGGTCGGGCAACCGAAGAGGGCGCAAGAAGGGGAAAACCAAAGCTGCAGCGGCCATAGAGGAGGAGTCCGTGGATCTGACAACGCTGCTCATTCACTGTGCTCAGGCCGCGGCCATCGACGATCACCGCAGCTCGGGCGAGCTGCTCAAACAGATCAGGCGGCACTCGTCTGCTCATGGGGATGCCGGGCAGAGGCTGGCGCATTACGTTGCTAACGGGCTCGAGGCTCGCCTTGCCGGCGTCGGTAGCACCGTCCACCGCTCGCTTGTTGCGCACCGGACTTCCATTGCTGACATGCTCAAAATATACACATTGTATGGGACAGCATGCCCCTTTTTGAGAATGTCCAGGTTCTTCTCAAATCAGGCCATCTTGCAGGCTTCCAAGGGGGCGGCAAGGTTGCATATCATCGACTACGGTATAGATCATGGCTTCCAGTGGCCAGTCTTCTTGCAGCGGGTCGCCAAGCTAGATGGTCCTCACCCAAGAATCCGAATCACCGCCATTGACTTACCGCAGCCAGGATTCCGGCCAGCTGAGCGCATAGAGGCGACGGGTCGGCGGTTACATGACTACGCCAGGATGTATAATATTCCGTTTGAGTATCATGCCATTGCTGCCAAGTGGGATACCATCCGAATCGAAGACCTCAGGATCGACAAGGATGAGCTTCTCATTGTCAACTGCCTTTTCAGAATGCGGCACATGATGGACGAGACGGTGACAGATCAGAGCCCGAGAATGACGGTCTTGAACACCATCAGGAAGTTGAACCCGCATCTGTTCATTCATGCGGTCGTCAATGGCACCTACAATGCGCCATTCTTCGTGACACGCTTCAAGGAGGCTCTGTTTTATTTCTCTTCGCTCTTCGACATGCTCGAAACAACTGCGTCGAAGCTGGAGGAGCAAGAACATAGGATGCTGATTGAAAGGGATTTCTTCGCACGGGAAGCTCTCAACGTGATCGCTTGTGAGGGTACAGAGAGGGTGGAGAGGCCAGAGACTTATAAGCAATGGCAGGTAAGGAACCTCAGGGCTGGATTCAGGCAGCAGCCGCTGAATCAAGAGACGGTGAAAAAAGCAAGATACAAGGTAACTAGGAGCTATAACAAGGATTTCTTTGTCGATGAAGATAACAAGTGGATGCTGCAAGGTTGGAAGGGCAGAGTCATCGTTGCCATGTCCACATGGAAACCTAGCTAG